In one window of Luteitalea sp. DNA:
- a CDS encoding sodium/solute symporter (Members of the Solute:Sodium Symporter (SSS), TC 2.A.21 as described in tcdb.org, catalyze solute:Na+ symport. Known solutes for members of the family include sugars, amino acids, nucleosides, inositols, vitamins, urea or anions, depending on the system.), whose product MMRGDTVVLAGGEDRPGHRSAAVLQGRLAPTSRPFAPLDYAVLAAYFVPLLLIGRYFSTKNESTEDFFLGGRRVPWWAAGLSIYGTQLSAITFLAIPAKAYAEDWVFLLANLCILAIAPVVVFFYLPFFRGLQITTAYEYLERRFGLAVRLAGSLAFIVLQAARMAIVLFLPALALQAVTGLDIYLSIVLMGLLCTTYTMQGGMRAVIWTDVLQVGTLLGAAIVSLALVVAHVEGGLGAVARIASDNGKLHMFTWSWSATIASVWVVVIGNIFTNLVPYTADQAVIQRYLTTSSERQAARAVWTASLLTLPTSVLFFGVGTALYVFYRTHPSLLHPAVATDATFAWFIGRQLPVGVSGLVVAGVFAAAMSTLSSGINSITAALVTDFYGRFRTDATDAARMRLARRLTILVGLGGTISALMMATWNIRSLWDLFLQSIGLLGGGLAGVFALGIFTRRAHGIGALVGLAASALLLHFVQQHTAVHFFLYAAIGGTTCMVVGYITSLFIPSRSPALDGLTVFTQKRNRVPFRARKGARFLFYSLGLALASTTLAASDGAPVETDVYVAGHDGYHTYRIPSVIATPKGTLLAFAEARREGRGDAGNIDLVLKRSTDEGKSWSAMRVIGDNGPNTFGNPCPVVDRSTGTIWLLTTQNLGEDSEQEIIDQTAVASRTVWIMKSRDDGLTWSAPFEITRSVKRPEWTWYATGPGVGIQTRSGRLVVPANHAVAGTGGHRSHVFFSDDHGASWQLGGHSVAGTNESQVVELADGRLMLNMRNHPSKPANFRAVALSQDEGRSFAVPVYDRTLVEPPAQASLLRLSLTSTHGRNPLLFANPASTKRERMTVRLSHDEGTTWPVSRVIHEGPAAYSSLVVLSDDTIGLLYERGDKNPYEKLTFARFGLGWLTE is encoded by the coding sequence TCTACGGCACACAGCTCAGCGCCATCACGTTTCTCGCCATTCCAGCGAAAGCGTACGCGGAAGACTGGGTATTCTTGCTGGCCAACCTGTGCATCCTCGCCATCGCGCCAGTGGTCGTGTTCTTCTATTTGCCCTTCTTCCGCGGGCTGCAGATCACGACCGCGTATGAGTACCTCGAGCGGCGCTTCGGGCTCGCGGTCCGCCTTGCCGGAAGCCTTGCCTTCATCGTCTTGCAGGCGGCTCGCATGGCGATCGTGCTCTTTCTTCCGGCGCTCGCGCTGCAGGCGGTCACCGGTCTCGACATCTACCTGTCCATCGTGTTGATGGGCCTTCTCTGCACGACGTACACGATGCAGGGAGGAATGCGAGCCGTCATCTGGACCGACGTCCTCCAGGTGGGGACCTTGCTGGGGGCGGCGATCGTGAGCCTCGCACTGGTCGTAGCGCATGTGGAAGGCGGGCTCGGTGCCGTCGCTCGGATTGCGTCGGACAATGGCAAGCTCCACATGTTCACCTGGAGCTGGAGTGCCACGATCGCGTCGGTGTGGGTGGTCGTGATTGGCAACATCTTCACGAATCTCGTGCCCTACACGGCGGACCAAGCTGTCATTCAGCGGTATTTGACCACGTCGAGCGAACGACAAGCGGCACGTGCGGTGTGGACGGCCAGCCTGCTCACGCTGCCGACGTCGGTACTCTTCTTTGGTGTAGGAACGGCGCTCTACGTCTTCTATCGGACCCACCCATCCCTGCTCCACCCCGCGGTGGCCACCGACGCCACCTTCGCCTGGTTCATTGGCCGACAGCTTCCGGTGGGCGTGTCCGGCCTCGTCGTGGCGGGCGTGTTTGCGGCGGCGATGTCCACGCTGAGCAGCGGCATCAACAGCATTACGGCGGCGTTGGTGACCGACTTCTACGGGCGCTTCCGCACGGACGCCACAGATGCGGCACGGATGCGGCTCGCGCGTCGCCTCACGATTCTGGTCGGCCTGGGAGGGACCATCAGCGCGTTGATGATGGCGACCTGGAACATCCGATCGCTGTGGGACCTATTCCTTCAGTCGATCGGGCTGCTCGGTGGCGGTCTTGCGGGTGTGTTCGCGCTCGGCATTTTCACCCGTCGGGCTCACGGCATTGGCGCGCTCGTCGGCCTTGCAGCGAGCGCCTTGCTCCTGCACTTCGTACAGCAGCATACGGCTGTGCACTTCTTCTTGTACGCCGCCATCGGAGGCACGACCTGTATGGTTGTCGGCTACATCACCAGTCTGTTCATCCCTTCACGGAGTCCCGCCCTCGACGGCCTGACGGTGTTTACGCAGAAGAGGAACCGGGTACCTTTTCGGGCGCGAAAAGGTGCCCGGTTCCTTTTCTACAGCCTCGGCCTGGCGCTCGCGAGCACAACGCTGGCCGCCTCCGATGGCGCGCCGGTAGAAACGGATGTCTATGTGGCTGGACACGACGGCTATCACACGTATCGCATTCCGTCGGTCATCGCCACACCAAAGGGGACGCTGCTGGCCTTTGCCGAAGCGCGCCGCGAAGGCCGGGGCGACGCTGGGAATATCGATCTGGTCCTCAAGCGCAGCACAGACGAGGGGAAGAGCTGGTCGGCGATGCGGGTGATTGGCGACAACGGCCCGAACACGTTCGGCAATCCCTGTCCAGTCGTCGATCGCAGCACCGGAACGATCTGGCTTCTCACCACGCAGAACCTGGGTGAAGATAGCGAACAGGAGATCATCGATCAGACCGCCGTAGCGTCCCGTACCGTGTGGATCATGAAGAGCCGAGACGATGGGCTCACCTGGTCGGCGCCATTCGAGATTACCAGGAGCGTCAAGCGTCCTGAGTGGACCTGGTACGCGACTGGCCCCGGCGTGGGTATCCAGACCAGGAGCGGGCGCCTCGTCGTCCCCGCCAACCACGCCGTGGCGGGTACGGGCGGCCATCGCTCGCACGTCTTCTTCAGCGACGACCATGGCGCCAGCTGGCAGCTTGGTGGCCACTCCGTTGCAGGTACGAACGAGAGCCAGGTCGTAGAGCTCGCCGACGGACGCTTGATGCTGAACATGCGCAACCATCCGAGCAAGCCCGCGAACTTCAGAGCTGTCGCTCTCAGCCAAGACGAAGGCCGGAGCTTCGCCGTCCCCGTCTACGACCGTACGCTCGTCGAGCCACCGGCACAGGCGAGCCTTCTGCGTCTTTCACTGACGAGCACGCACGGTCGAAACCCGTTGCTGTTCGCGAATCCGGCCAGCACGAAGCGCGAGCGAATGACCGTTAGGCTCAGTCACGACGAGGGCACTACGTGGCCGGTGTCTCGCGTCATCCACGAGGGCCCGGCGGCGTACTCGAGCCTCGTCGTCTTGTCAGACGACACGATTGGTCTACTCTACGAGCGTGGAGACAAAAATCCTTACGAGAAGCTGACCTTTGCGCGGTTCGGTCTCGGTTGGCTCACAGAATAG